The following are encoded together in the bacterium genome:
- a CDS encoding S8 family serine peptidase: MKFGISGRGLTLALLCLLCMQTAFASGEYTVRLWSREFNPAEDLSALSTLSVEASVESPVHCLLQLYTDPDDATRNSLQGAGIKLLEPLGGNAWLASLSNDITTASASSLGLRWAGELTVADKMHSRVVNREFEPWTHFENEMELVFVRLHADVAGNAAKEIAARYGAEMGDYIEIINTWVMAVHPDQFEAMASEDEVAWMDLMSPPMTGVNDAARTRVGAETVQAAPYNLNGSGISVLVYDAGMVDAAHTDFSGRLTLGEAGSTVDHPTHVAGSVGGSGALSGGLYRGMAPACNIISMQYESCTPNCLYNSPQDIQANYTTARNSYSADLATNSIGANIAWNGYSCTWEGDYESVSQLLDNIVRGSLGSPFIVLFAAGNERGGACGSTYNTMGVPANAKNIISVGASTDADGMTTFSSWGPTDDGRIKPDVCAPGLNIHSTLPGNTYGDMSGTSMATPITSGCVALILQQMGISYPGLTPLPSTIKALLINTAQDLGNVGPDYVYGFGRINVQAAVDATMEGGFLEGSLSTGQTMTHTFTVPAGTPSLRVSLSWMDPAATPLANPTLINDLNVTLTSPSATVYLPFTLTPASPATPAGTGVDHINNSEQIVVASPAAGTWTITVNSTTLPSGPQSYSLACSESILGGYGHVAGVVTDQNTLAPLAGVIIRNLAGAQVDTTNASGAYDLLLPVGAVTLEFSKFGYTTSNEGTTVIDGSTVTLNKSLVSVPSADLTGFVYNPAAAPVPGAQVSVVGFPVTPATTNGLGAYTLSLPIGTTYTVRADATGYGGDQDVIVFGGAMSHDFNLAVLSNEDWETGNFTRFPWTQSGTAPWTIVSTGQHAGLYCAKSGVISNSQESNLSVTQTVLVSGPISFYYKVSSEATYDFLRFLIDGVEQASWSGEVGWAQASYNVTAGVHTFMWKYTKDVSLVSGSDAAWVDDIVFPTLQPPAEFVLSGAGVSPVSGSEATLFTYSILYTSATNVAPLSANVVVDGLPYALTTLDFSYSDGSVFSFDTTLVTGAHDCYFEFTGPTTSVRVPETGVLNIPTVWDYQQCYDFEASTQGWTLSYTGDNATVGLWERSDPVATFNGANIVQTGDDHTSAPGIYCLCTDGRQGSTHNTYDVDGGRTTIVSPTWDLSGYESAALDIWSWYSNDLGNNPGTDSIHIWASSDNGTTWTTLLYTNDDWEFWKEDQFQLENYVALTSQVKVRISVADLGGGSTIEAAVDDICLFALSPQTVGPVDSLVVLAEGLDMHLFWTAAENATSYRVEKAAAVDGVYTLLATVPAPTLEYIDANAAATASESVYHIVAVR; encoded by the coding sequence CCGTGGCTGACAAGATGCACAGCCGTGTCGTTAACCGCGAGTTTGAACCCTGGACACATTTCGAGAACGAGATGGAATTGGTGTTCGTGCGCCTGCACGCGGATGTCGCGGGCAACGCCGCCAAGGAGATCGCGGCGCGCTATGGCGCGGAAATGGGTGACTATATTGAAATCATCAACACGTGGGTAATGGCGGTTCATCCGGATCAGTTTGAAGCCATGGCAAGCGAAGACGAAGTGGCCTGGATGGACTTGATGTCACCACCGATGACGGGTGTAAATGATGCGGCGCGGACGCGCGTTGGCGCCGAAACCGTGCAGGCGGCACCTTACAATTTGAACGGCAGCGGCATCAGCGTACTCGTCTATGACGCAGGCATGGTGGACGCGGCACATACCGATTTTTCGGGGCGTTTGACCTTGGGTGAAGCCGGATCAACGGTAGACCACCCGACGCACGTGGCCGGTTCGGTAGGCGGCAGCGGCGCATTATCCGGCGGCCTGTATCGCGGGATGGCACCTGCCTGCAATATTATCTCGATGCAGTATGAGTCGTGCACGCCGAACTGCCTCTACAATAGTCCGCAGGATATTCAGGCAAACTACACCACGGCGCGCAACAGCTACTCGGCTGACCTTGCCACGAACTCCATCGGCGCGAATATCGCGTGGAATGGCTACTCGTGCACGTGGGAAGGCGATTACGAGAGCGTGTCGCAGTTGTTGGACAATATCGTGCGCGGCAGTTTGGGCAGTCCGTTTATCGTGCTGTTCGCGGCCGGCAACGAGCGCGGCGGCGCATGCGGCAGCACCTACAATACGATGGGTGTTCCCGCGAATGCAAAGAACATCATTTCGGTTGGTGCTTCCACGGATGCGGACGGCATGACGACCTTCTCGTCGTGGGGTCCGACGGACGACGGGCGGATCAAGCCCGATGTCTGCGCACCCGGCCTCAATATTCACTCAACACTACCGGGCAATACGTACGGTGACATGAGCGGCACTTCGATGGCCACGCCGATTACGTCGGGCTGTGTGGCGCTGATTCTGCAACAGATGGGTATCTCCTATCCCGGTCTCACACCGCTACCGTCCACGATCAAGGCGCTGCTCATCAATACCGCGCAGGATCTTGGCAATGTTGGCCCCGACTACGTCTACGGTTTCGGCCGCATCAACGTGCAAGCGGCGGTGGATGCGACGATGGAAGGCGGATTCCTGGAGGGCAGTTTGTCCACCGGTCAGACGATGACGCATACGTTCACGGTGCCGGCAGGTACGCCGTCCCTGCGGGTATCGCTGTCGTGGATGGACCCGGCGGCAACTCCGCTGGCAAACCCCACTCTGATCAATGACCTGAATGTGACACTGACCTCGCCGAGCGCGACGGTGTACCTACCGTTCACGCTGACTCCGGCCAGCCCCGCAACTCCCGCGGGAACAGGTGTTGACCACATCAACAACAGCGAGCAGATCGTGGTGGCGAGCCCGGCTGCGGGAACGTGGACGATCACGGTGAATTCGACGACGTTGCCGAGCGGCCCGCAGTCCTACTCACTGGCTTGCTCCGAGAGCATCTTAGGTGGTTATGGCCACGTAGCCGGCGTCGTAACGGACCAAAACACGTTGGCTCCGCTCGCCGGAGTGATCATCCGTAATTTGGCCGGCGCACAAGTGGACACCACGAACGCCAGCGGCGCTTACGATCTGCTGTTGCCGGTCGGCGCGGTGACGCTCGAGTTCAGCAAGTTTGGCTACACGACCTCGAACGAGGGTACTACCGTTATAGACGGAAGTACGGTGACGCTAAACAAGTCATTGGTCTCTGTCCCCAGTGCCGACCTCACGGGTTTCGTGTACAATCCGGCGGCCGCACCTGTTCCGGGCGCGCAGGTTAGTGTAGTTGGCTTTCCGGTGACTCCGGCGACCACAAATGGCTTGGGTGCTTACACACTTAGCCTTCCTATCGGCACGACCTACACGGTCCGCGCGGATGCCACTGGATATGGCGGCGATCAGGATGTAATCGTGTTTGGCGGCGCTATGTCGCATGATTTTAACCTGGCCGTTTTGTCCAACGAAGATTGGGAAACTGGCAACTTCACGCGCTTCCCCTGGACGCAAAGCGGCACTGCACCGTGGACCATCGTTAGCACGGGGCAGCATGCCGGCCTATATTGCGCGAAGTCAGGGGTGATTTCAAACAGTCAGGAATCCAATCTGTCCGTGACCCAAACCGTATTGGTCAGCGGTCCGATTTCGTTCTATTACAAGGTTTCGTCGGAAGCCACCTATGACTTCCTGCGATTTCTGATTGACGGCGTCGAACAGGCATCCTGGTCGGGTGAAGTTGGCTGGGCCCAGGCAAGCTACAACGTAACGGCTGGCGTCCACACATTCATGTGGAAGTACACGAAGGACGTTTCACTCGTGTCCGGCAGCGACGCCGCGTGGGTTGACGACATCGTCTTCCCGACCTTGCAGCCGCCAGCGGAATTTGTCTTGTCCGGCGCGGGAGTTTCGCCCGTTAGCGGCAGCGAGGCTACTCTGTTCACGTATTCGATTCTCTACACCAGCGCCACCAATGTCGCGCCGCTCTCGGCAAATGTGGTGGTGGACGGCTTGCCCTACGCGCTAACGACGCTCGATTTCAGCTACAGCGATGGTTCGGTGTTTTCGTTTGACACGACGCTTGTGACCGGCGCTCATGACTGCTACTTCGAGTTTACGGGCCCGACAACGTCCGTGCGCGTGCCGGAAACCGGCGTGCTGAATATCCCGACCGTGTGGGACTACCAGCAGTGCTATGACTTTGAAGCGAGCACGCAGGGTTGGACACTATCCTACACGGGCGACAACGCTACTGTAGGACTGTGGGAACGCTCGGATCCGGTGGCGACTTTCAACGGCGCGAACATCGTGCAGACGGGCGACGACCATACGTCTGCGCCGGGCATCTACTGCCTGTGCACAGACGGTCGTCAAGGCTCAACGCATAACACCTACGATGTAGACGGCGGCCGCACGACGATTGTGTCGCCCACTTGGGATCTATCGGGCTATGAATCGGCAGCTCTGGACATCTGGTCGTGGTACTCGAACGATCTCGGCAACAATCCCGGGACCGACTCGATTCATATCTGGGCATCGTCGGACAATGGTACGACGTGGACGACCCTGCTTTACACGAACGACGACTGGGAATTCTGGAAAGAAGATCAGTTCCAACTCGAAAACTACGTCGCGTTGACATCGCAGGTAAAGGTGCGCATCAGCGTGGCCGACCTTGGCGGCGGTTCAACGATTGAAGCTGCGGTTGATGACATCTGCCTGTTCGCCCTGAGCCCGCAAACCGTGGGGCCTGTGGACTCCTTGGTTGTATTGGCGGAAGGTCTGGACATGCATCTGTTCTGGACGGCCGCGGAGAACGCAACATCGTATCGCGTTGAAAAGGCCGCCGCGGTAGATGGCGTGTATACGCTTCTGGCCACGGTGCCGGCGCCGACGCTTGAGTACATTGACGCGAACGCCGCAGCGACGGCCAGTGAGTCCGTGTATCACATTGTTGCCGTTCGCTAA
- a CDS encoding carboxypeptidase regulatory-like domain-containing protein produces MRWLRPATLFVLLSISAISAFAVPDTLWSARITTVGNPAIYDAMTHSSADFIVVGETNPGLTNSRLLIARISSGGDVQWTRTFRGSARMIANSCVELPNGDVVAAGSSGNDLLLMAISSEGDSLWSRVYGTGGATVANDVALLRNGNLAVVGAGLGTGGIHSDLLLLFCDTGLDTLWTRSIGGSNVDIGYRITERHDRTLIVGGSSKSNGAGDFDLWLVHTDSVGTLLSSAFDGTAGPDNCYDLSDGDSVIYWGGKTTSGSNNLAYLAKAGEFGDSLFVRSYSHGGAEDQIRGILARRTGGAILTGWSGISWNSRLCWVFAIDSRGDVVWEWAHGPAASGLYGAIEVPSGGLLAYGQVSESNTRKGYVLRLIFSEISGFVMDAASGGPVMGAIVSIIGANQHAVTDSNGAYKIRVANGTYDVGVSGACFSRDTLHGVVVEPDSIAHADFDVLRPQYFNEMTSLNAMVQNEAVTSIPLVIANSGAGAMEVGITAQAINPPGTWLSVVPDTALIAAGDSTVFQVLVAPDTTNDSRYEFDGQLVVRTNSCPGESDIIPVMVQVLNAHNAPAILPASFSLTAYPNPFNATTVLEFTVPSTAWVTLSVFDIAGRIVTVLTEKSYAPGLHKLDFAAGDLPSGIYFAHIAVGDFKATQKIMLIK; encoded by the coding sequence GTGCGTTGGCTTAGGCCTGCAACACTTTTCGTACTTCTGAGTATTTCGGCGATCTCGGCCTTCGCGGTGCCGGACACGTTGTGGTCCGCCAGGATCACTACCGTCGGCAATCCCGCGATCTACGACGCAATGACGCATTCCAGCGCCGATTTTATCGTCGTGGGCGAAACGAATCCCGGCCTGACGAATTCACGACTACTCATTGCTCGGATCAGTAGCGGTGGCGATGTGCAGTGGACACGCACGTTTCGCGGTTCTGCGCGCATGATCGCCAATTCGTGTGTTGAACTGCCAAACGGAGATGTCGTGGCCGCGGGCAGCAGCGGCAATGACCTGCTGCTCATGGCTATCAGCTCAGAAGGCGACAGCCTTTGGAGCCGCGTGTATGGTACAGGCGGTGCAACCGTTGCTAATGATGTAGCTCTCCTGCGCAACGGCAATCTTGCCGTCGTCGGCGCGGGACTCGGCACCGGAGGGATACACTCCGATCTGTTGTTACTCTTCTGCGACACCGGTCTTGACACCTTGTGGACGAGGAGTATTGGCGGCAGCAATGTGGATATCGGGTACCGCATCACGGAACGGCATGATCGAACTCTGATCGTCGGCGGGTCATCCAAAAGCAATGGTGCAGGGGACTTCGATCTCTGGCTCGTGCACACAGACTCCGTGGGCACTCTGTTGTCGTCCGCGTTCGACGGCACTGCTGGGCCGGACAACTGTTACGATCTGTCTGACGGTGACAGTGTCATTTATTGGGGTGGAAAAACAACTTCCGGCAGTAACAACCTCGCCTATTTGGCGAAGGCCGGCGAATTCGGTGATTCACTGTTCGTGCGTAGCTACTCGCATGGCGGAGCTGAAGATCAGATTCGTGGAATACTCGCCCGGCGTACTGGCGGCGCCATTCTAACGGGCTGGTCGGGAATCAGTTGGAACAGCCGCCTCTGTTGGGTTTTTGCAATTGACTCCCGCGGCGATGTTGTTTGGGAGTGGGCGCATGGTCCGGCCGCGAGTGGGCTTTATGGCGCAATCGAGGTACCGAGCGGTGGTCTACTGGCGTATGGACAAGTCAGCGAGTCCAATACCCGCAAGGGATATGTTCTGCGCCTGATCTTCTCTGAGATCTCCGGATTCGTCATGGACGCCGCAAGCGGTGGCCCTGTGATGGGTGCGATTGTTTCAATCATCGGCGCAAATCAGCATGCCGTGACGGACTCGAATGGTGCGTACAAGATTCGCGTCGCCAATGGCACATATGATGTCGGGGTGTCAGGCGCATGTTTTTCGCGGGATACTTTGCACGGTGTTGTCGTTGAACCGGATTCCATCGCACATGCGGATTTCGACGTTCTCCGCCCGCAGTATTTCAATGAAATGACGTCACTCAATGCGATGGTCCAAAACGAAGCGGTGACGTCAATACCACTCGTCATCGCGAATTCCGGCGCAGGCGCCATGGAAGTGGGTATCACCGCTCAGGCAATCAACCCTCCGGGAACATGGTTGAGTGTGGTGCCGGACACGGCATTGATCGCGGCGGGCGACTCAACGGTCTTTCAAGTTCTTGTCGCGCCGGATACGACCAACGATAGCCGTTATGAGTTCGATGGACAACTCGTCGTGCGAACGAACTCATGTCCGGGCGAATCAGATATTATACCGGTCATGGTGCAAGTGCTCAATGCCCATAATGCTCCGGCCATCTTGCCCGCGAGTTTTTCGCTTACGGCTTATCCCAATCCATTCAACGCTACTACGGTGCTGGAGTTCACAGTCCCGTCCACGGCGTGGGTGACACTCTCTGTATTCGACATTGCCGGGCGGATCGTCACGGTCTTGACAGAGAAATCCTATGCGCCCGGTTTGCACAAATTAGACTTTGCGGCCGGAGATTTACCTTCCGGCATCTACTTTGCGCACATTGCAGTCGGCGATTTCAAAGCGACGCAGAAGATTATGCTCATCAAGTAA